A genomic region of Sulfobacillus acidophilus DSM 10332 contains the following coding sequences:
- a CDS encoding Xenobiotic-transporting ATPase (PFAM: ABC transporter transmembrane region; ABC transporter~COGs: COG1132 ABC-type multidrug transport system ATPase and permease components~InterPro IPR003593:IPR001140:IPR003439~KEGG: bco:Bcell_2391 ABC transporter related protein~PFAM: ABC transporter-like; ABC transporter, transmembrane region~PRIAM: Xenobiotic-transporting ATPase~SMART: ATPase, AAA+ type, core~SPTR: ABC transporter related protein), protein MALGVLSTSAAPSQPVLRRLLRYLRPFRRTLAIALGLLLLATLTDVAQPFVIKTFINRDLIPRHFAFADLWLLGVGYLGLIIASAGLNVGQLFLFQQVALAIVRQLREDVFQHVLDLSMPVLDRTPVGVLVSRITNDTEAILQMFMTVLSTVVQNVTVLLGILAAMLWLDRRLGLEFILVLPIVGAIIAVYRRVSGPVFHQAREYLARLNALLNESLAGMALIQAMGQEGRMRDSFHAINEAYRRARLKNTRINALLLRPLMEVIYTLAIIWLLASFGVRGPGAINIGILYAFLTYLGRVFEPINGLMQRLNFFQQAMVSAERVFELMDEPDTRPQAIDGDGQITAGHIELEHIWFRYGEGPFILKDISMNIPPGATAAIVGPTGSGKSSLMNLLMRFYLPTEGVIRIDGQPLERFSDRELRSKMTWVLQDPFIFVGDILFNIRLGDDIGEAEAVQAARLVQADSFIRALPEGYHTPLGERGATLSAGQRQLLSFARAMARQPVILILDEATAHVDSETESAIQQALRTMRKGRTTVMIAHRLSTVVDADIIYVLHQGAIVEQGTHESLMARQGRYYAMFQSQDSGLPD, encoded by the coding sequence GTGGCGTTAGGGGTCTTGAGCACCTCGGCCGCCCCGTCTCAGCCGGTATTACGCCGGTTGTTACGGTATTTACGGCCGTTTCGGCGGACTTTGGCGATCGCCCTCGGGTTATTGCTGCTGGCGACCTTGACCGATGTCGCCCAGCCCTTTGTGATCAAAACTTTTATTAATCGCGACTTAATCCCGCGTCACTTTGCTTTCGCCGACCTTTGGCTTTTGGGTGTCGGCTATTTAGGCCTCATTATCGCCTCGGCCGGGCTGAATGTGGGCCAACTCTTTTTGTTTCAGCAAGTCGCTTTGGCCATTGTCAGACAACTGAGGGAAGACGTATTTCAGCACGTCCTGGATTTATCCATGCCGGTATTAGACCGTACGCCGGTCGGGGTCTTGGTGTCTCGCATCACCAACGATACCGAAGCGATTTTGCAAATGTTCATGACGGTGCTGTCCACAGTGGTCCAAAACGTGACGGTACTCCTCGGCATACTGGCGGCGATGCTCTGGCTGGATCGCCGTCTGGGGCTGGAGTTTATCCTCGTGTTACCGATCGTGGGCGCGATTATTGCGGTCTATCGGCGGGTCAGCGGACCGGTATTCCATCAAGCCCGCGAATATTTAGCACGCCTAAATGCTCTTTTAAACGAGTCGTTAGCCGGCATGGCATTGATCCAAGCGATGGGTCAGGAAGGGCGGATGCGGGATTCCTTTCACGCGATTAATGAGGCTTACCGTCGGGCCCGTTTAAAAAACACCCGAATCAACGCGCTACTGTTACGGCCATTAATGGAGGTCATTTACACCCTTGCGATTATTTGGCTTTTAGCCAGTTTCGGCGTGCGAGGGCCCGGCGCAATCAATATTGGCATTCTCTACGCGTTTTTGACCTATCTTGGACGGGTGTTCGAACCGATTAACGGTTTGATGCAGCGGCTGAACTTTTTTCAACAGGCCATGGTGTCGGCCGAGCGGGTGTTTGAATTGATGGATGAACCCGATACCCGCCCGCAAGCGATCGACGGGGATGGGCAGATCACCGCCGGCCATATCGAACTGGAACATATATGGTTTCGCTACGGTGAGGGGCCTTTTATTTTGAAGGATATTTCCATGAACATACCGCCTGGCGCGACCGCCGCTATCGTCGGGCCTACCGGCAGCGGCAAATCGTCGTTGATGAATCTTTTGATGCGATTTTATCTGCCGACCGAGGGGGTCATCCGGATTGACGGCCAGCCTCTCGAACGATTTTCGGACCGTGAACTCCGGTCCAAGATGACCTGGGTATTGCAAGACCCTTTTATCTTTGTCGGCGATATTTTGTTTAACATTCGCCTCGGTGACGATATCGGGGAGGCGGAAGCGGTCCAAGCGGCCCGGCTGGTTCAAGCCGATTCCTTCATTCGAGCCTTGCCGGAAGGCTATCATACGCCGTTAGGCGAACGCGGCGCCACCCTTTCGGCCGGGCAACGCCAGCTCCTGTCGTTCGCGCGGGCTATGGCACGCCAACCGGTGATTCTGATTTTGGATGAAGCCACCGCACACGTGGACAGCGAGACGGAATCGGCGATTCAACAGGCGCTTAGGACCATGCGAAAGGGGCGTACGACCGTCATGATTGCCCATCGCCTATCGACCGTCGTCGATGCCGACATTATTTACGTTCTCCATCAGGGCGCGATCGTCGAACAAGGAACCCATGAATCCCTTATGGCACGTCAAGGTCGATATTATGCGATGTTTCAGAGTCAGGACAGCGGATTGCCGGATTAA
- a CDS encoding transcriptional regulator, LysR family (PFAM: LysR substrate binding domain; Bacterial regulatory helix-turn-helix protein, lysR family~COGs: COG0583 Transcriptional regulator~InterPro IPR000847:IPR005119~KEGG: cag:Cagg_1912 LysR family transcriptional regulator~PFAM: LysR, substrate-binding; HTH transcriptional regulator, LysR~SPTR: Transcriptional regulator, LysR family) produces the protein MDIRSLRYFVAVTDFHNVSRAAEHLHISQPALSQAMKGLEQEIGQPIFRRVMGGVELTDVGKRLRYHALRILHAVDDAEEELGTRTRLDTELNIGVLPTLAEDYVPVILRAFQETTADAPMVGLREAHTEGLVKEVLSGALHLAVLDLPVSEPQLAVEKLWQERLVIVSPPSSDLRGRVPWTALQKVPWITLEPGYGLRDVLFRMSLAHGFQPQIVFELTSAHALLGMVRAGFGSALVPYRWIQLEILHGRLRMAIPDPLPTRDIGVVWRRQRRLSVWARAFRDFLLTAGPSIVEQAEPVTSD, from the coding sequence ATGGACATTCGAAGCCTCCGATATTTTGTGGCCGTGACAGATTTTCACAATGTGTCTCGGGCGGCGGAACACCTGCACATCAGTCAGCCTGCCTTGAGCCAGGCGATGAAAGGATTGGAACAGGAAATCGGGCAGCCGATTTTTCGGCGGGTGATGGGCGGAGTCGAACTGACGGACGTGGGCAAACGCTTACGATACCACGCTTTGCGGATTTTGCACGCCGTCGATGATGCGGAGGAGGAATTGGGCACCCGAACCCGGCTTGATACCGAGCTCAATATCGGGGTGCTGCCGACTTTGGCGGAAGATTATGTTCCGGTGATATTGCGCGCTTTTCAAGAGACAACGGCGGATGCGCCGATGGTCGGATTACGGGAAGCCCACACCGAAGGGTTGGTCAAAGAAGTCTTGTCCGGAGCATTGCATTTGGCGGTGCTGGATTTGCCGGTCAGTGAGCCGCAACTGGCGGTGGAGAAATTATGGCAAGAACGGTTGGTGATCGTTTCGCCGCCGTCGTCTGATTTAAGGGGACGGGTGCCTTGGACGGCGTTGCAAAAGGTGCCCTGGATTACGCTTGAACCGGGCTACGGCCTGCGCGACGTCTTATTCCGGATGAGTTTGGCCCATGGATTTCAACCCCAAATCGTGTTTGAATTGACCAGTGCCCATGCCTTGTTAGGTATGGTCCGGGCCGGATTCGGTTCGGCATTGGTCCCCTATCGCTGGATTCAATTAGAAATTTTACATGGCCGCCTACGGATGGCGATACCGGATCCGTTGCCCACACGAGACATCGGGGTGGTGTGGCGTCGTCAGCGTCGTCTTTCGGTTTGGGCTCGTGCCTTTCGAGACTTTCTCCTGACGGCGGGTCCGTCGATCGTCGAACAGGCGGAACCGGTGACGTCCGATTAA
- a CDS encoding cytochrome c oxidase, subunit III (PFAM: Cytochrome c oxidase subunit III~KEGG: atm:ANT_05280 cytochrome c oxidase, subunit III~SPTR: Cytochrome c oxidase, subunit III) yields MDAAIRLKALRFGFVVLLLSQAVPFILLYATAYLFLEFYVSPTLNQWLGALEALLLVLSLLFSWRGVRRIRQHGDLSGLVGSFRLAMVLGIASLAVTGYQWSTRFVSAGSRFGEIYYMLTGVAGFYTLVGLFILLAISIRALRIPLSRDNYWDAEAANYFWTFQALGALVAYALLYWR; encoded by the coding sequence GTGGATGCAGCGATTCGATTGAAGGCGCTTCGTTTTGGGTTTGTCGTGTTGTTGCTGAGTCAGGCGGTGCCCTTTATTTTGCTCTATGCCACCGCGTACTTGTTTCTCGAATTCTATGTGAGCCCGACCTTGAATCAGTGGCTGGGGGCTTTGGAAGCGCTTCTTCTGGTCCTCAGCCTGCTTTTTAGTTGGCGGGGCGTGCGCCGGATTCGGCAGCATGGCGACCTGTCGGGGCTGGTCGGCAGCTTTCGCCTGGCGATGGTCCTGGGCATCGCGAGTTTAGCGGTGACGGGCTATCAATGGAGCACCCGGTTTGTCTCCGCCGGGTCTCGATTCGGAGAAATTTATTACATGCTGACGGGGGTTGCCGGATTTTACACCTTGGTAGGTCTCTTTATTTTGTTGGCCATCAGTATTCGCGCGCTTCGGATCCCGTTAAGCCGGGACAATTACTGGGATGCGGAAGCGGCCAATTACTTCTGGACGTTTCAGGCATTGGGTGCCTTAGTGGCCTATGCCCTACTCTATTGGCGATAA
- a CDS encoding cytochrome c oxidase subunit II (PFAM: Cytochrome C oxidase subunit II, periplasmic domain~COGs: COG1622 Heme/copper-type cytochrome/quinol oxidase subunit 2~InterPro IPR002429~KEGG: afr:AFE_3150 cytochrome c oxidase, aa3-type, subunit II~PFAM: Cytochrome c oxidase subunit II C-terminal~SPTR: Cytochrome c oxidase, aa3-type, subunit II), producing MEALVFGAIWIIVVILAEMGFDQIKAHSFYFIVTRQGMETQGAFNFLSQFLLAVFLFVVLFLIYTLIRFRAPDLEPVKSRYHPVFNKGFIAFWVGLSFLLNIMFWLHPTASDLEVMFSRDFPQKNRHDLVVDVTARQWEWIFSLPQYGIKQAVNAQGQDMLELPVGRRVEFRLRSYDPFHAYDVEAGVIHGFWVPAFGIKEDVIPGETRYEYVTPTRIASYQTNPMVRVQCSEVCGPGHPWMEAPLAIVSPKAFQQWVKYEQKLQLGS from the coding sequence ATGGAAGCGTTGGTCTTTGGAGCCATATGGATCATCGTCGTGATCCTCGCCGAGATGGGATTTGATCAGATCAAAGCTCATTCGTTCTATTTTATTGTCACCCGGCAAGGCATGGAAACCCAAGGGGCGTTCAACTTTTTGTCCCAATTTCTCCTGGCCGTGTTTCTCTTCGTCGTGTTGTTTCTCATTTATACGCTCATCCGGTTTCGAGCACCGGATTTGGAACCGGTTAAAAGTCGCTACCACCCGGTGTTTAACAAAGGGTTCATTGCATTTTGGGTCGGTCTCAGTTTTCTCCTGAACATCATGTTTTGGTTGCATCCCACCGCCTCGGATCTTGAGGTGATGTTTTCCCGGGATTTTCCGCAAAAAAACCGCCACGATTTAGTCGTGGATGTGACGGCGCGGCAATGGGAATGGATTTTCAGCTTGCCGCAATACGGGATTAAGCAAGCCGTCAATGCCCAAGGGCAGGACATGTTAGAACTGCCCGTCGGCCGCCGGGTGGAATTTCGGTTACGCTCATACGATCCTTTTCACGCCTACGACGTGGAGGCCGGTGTCATCCACGGATTTTGGGTACCGGCCTTTGGCATTAAAGAAGACGTGATTCCCGGCGAGACGCGGTACGAATATGTCACTCCGACCAGAATCGCCTCCTATCAAACCAATCCGATGGTGCGGGTGCAATGTTCCGAAGTCTGCGGTCCCGGGCACCCGTGGATGGAGGCGCCCCTGGCCATTGTATCTCCCAAAGCTTTTCAACAGTGGGTCAAATACGAGCAAAAATTGCAGTTAGGCAGCTAG
- a CDS encoding transcriptional regulator, LuxR family (PFAM: Bacterial regulatory proteins, luxR family~COGs: COG2197 Response regulator containing a CheY-like receiver domain and an HTH DNA-binding domain~InterPro IPR000792~KEGG: nda:Ndas_2087 LuxR family transcriptional regulator~PFAM: Transcription regulator LuxR, C-terminal~SMART: Transcription regulator LuxR, C-terminal~SPTR: Large transcriptional regulator), giving the protein MLPTKSSTSVSLHAVETVYRRGIYLRAVTGLFVLWVWHTFPRLGWRDAWLVGVGILGTDMMAWGVRRWVPFAWLLWGTVLADAIMGFGAVWAFSASPTTNAPALLTLVPLEILAYRRQWRHMLGAWGYLLMAGIGFFLLPAPTGRGAILPLTRVVFWVVADGLLLGGVTVLLGISYPGRPSGGSRLTPREQEVFRLARTGLTANEIAEKLHIEVSTVKTHLHHIHQKLGH; this is encoded by the coding sequence GTGCTGCCGACGAAGTCGTCCACATCCGTGTCTTTGCACGCAGTAGAAACGGTTTATCGCCGTGGAATCTACTTACGTGCGGTGACCGGATTGTTTGTCCTGTGGGTATGGCATACCTTCCCCCGACTCGGATGGCGGGATGCCTGGTTGGTGGGGGTGGGTATCCTCGGGACCGATATGATGGCGTGGGGGGTCCGACGGTGGGTACCTTTTGCCTGGCTATTATGGGGTACGGTGCTGGCGGATGCCATAATGGGGTTTGGGGCGGTCTGGGCCTTTAGCGCGAGTCCGACCACCAATGCCCCCGCCCTTCTGACATTAGTGCCGTTAGAAATCCTGGCGTACCGGCGACAATGGCGTCATATGCTGGGCGCTTGGGGGTATCTTTTGATGGCCGGTATCGGATTTTTTTTGTTACCGGCCCCAACTGGCCGCGGAGCCATATTGCCCTTAACCCGTGTGGTGTTTTGGGTGGTGGCGGACGGCCTTTTACTGGGCGGAGTGACCGTTCTATTGGGAATATCCTACCCGGGACGCCCATCAGGCGGATCCCGGCTGACTCCCCGAGAGCAAGAAGTTTTTCGACTTGCCCGAACCGGGCTGACGGCCAACGAAATCGCGGAAAAGCTCCATATCGAAGTGAGTACGGTGAAAACCCATTTACATCATATCCATCAAAAATTAGGCCATTGA
- a CDS encoding cytochrome c oxidase subunit I (PFAM: Cytochrome C and Quinol oxidase polypeptide I~COGs: COG0843 Heme/copper-type cytochrome/quinol oxidase subunit 1~InterPro IPR000883~KEGG: tmr:Tmar_1596 cytochrome-c oxidase~PFAM: Cytochrome c oxidase, subunit I~SPTR: Cytochrome-c oxidase): MDNKMLVETPRIRLQPMMPPLLRGVLWAAIGFFVLDLAVAAMDPLPGHPLVSEVAAVFGWAGGLVGWLLGVGGWEEVVLPLFGSRSPWVEPQNWRRYFQVSTDHKVVGIQYLVSSAATFFIAGGIAMTMRYTLMWPSLHLYTYPDQYLSAVGIHGILMLTAVTTVGLIGGLGNYVIPLMIGARTTVFPRLSGIGHWLVPFGVLTICFSPLLGYWTTGWRGYEPLASQDPGGIVFYYLGTFALTLSTLFVSLNLVATMIFGRAKGLTWAHLPIYCWGLMAVSLLNLVWLPEIQMTFIMGLADRLVPFNLFNGIGIPLSYLSMFWLFGHPEVYIIVIPAFAIWNEIIPVMAQKTLFARSMAVAGLLFVMMLSGLVWAHHMFTNMRFSEMYPFSFFTEMISIPTGFSFMVALGTLWRSRLRLTTPALLVLMSLFNFLIGGLTGVYLADVPVNLQLHDTFFVVAHFHYTIIGGMVFTWLAAVYYWLPKMSGRLYNEVAGKIGAIWIFIAFNGTFSLMFLLGLQGMNRWVPAYPPYLQPLNDVVSIFAFFLGAGFLFHLIHIIWAWRNGRPAGPNPWNGRTLEWLTSSPPPPLDFDGEPEVLHGFYFYGMDEPAAVLHPSSEI, translated from the coding sequence GTGGACAACAAAATGCTGGTTGAAACCCCGCGCATACGTCTTCAGCCGATGATGCCCCCGCTATTACGGGGTGTATTGTGGGCTGCGATAGGCTTTTTCGTGTTGGATTTGGCGGTAGCCGCCATGGATCCGCTGCCCGGACATCCGCTGGTCAGCGAAGTGGCGGCCGTTTTCGGTTGGGCCGGGGGATTGGTGGGTTGGCTTTTAGGGGTCGGCGGTTGGGAAGAGGTGGTTTTACCGTTATTCGGCTCCCGCAGCCCCTGGGTCGAGCCCCAAAATTGGCGGCGCTATTTTCAGGTTTCCACGGATCATAAGGTGGTCGGCATTCAATATCTGGTGTCGTCGGCGGCGACCTTTTTTATTGCCGGCGGCATTGCCATGACCATGCGGTACACCCTCATGTGGCCCTCCTTACACCTATACACCTATCCCGATCAATATCTCAGTGCCGTCGGTATTCATGGCATTTTAATGTTAACCGCCGTGACGACCGTGGGGTTGATCGGGGGGCTCGGAAATTACGTGATTCCTTTAATGATTGGGGCGCGTACGACCGTATTTCCCCGCCTGTCGGGCATTGGCCATTGGCTGGTGCCGTTCGGGGTGCTCACCATTTGTTTCAGTCCCTTGCTCGGATATTGGACGACCGGATGGCGGGGTTATGAACCGTTGGCCAGTCAGGATCCCGGAGGCATCGTCTTTTATTATCTCGGGACCTTTGCGTTAACCTTGTCTACCCTTTTTGTGTCGCTCAATTTAGTTGCGACGATGATTTTTGGGCGGGCCAAGGGGCTCACTTGGGCGCATCTGCCGATTTATTGTTGGGGATTAATGGCGGTGTCGCTCTTAAACCTGGTGTGGCTACCGGAAATTCAGATGACGTTCATTATGGGATTGGCCGACCGTTTGGTCCCCTTCAACTTGTTTAACGGGATTGGGATCCCGTTATCGTACCTCAGTATGTTTTGGTTATTTGGACACCCCGAAGTCTATATTATTGTGATTCCGGCGTTTGCCATCTGGAACGAAATTATACCGGTGATGGCGCAGAAAACCTTGTTTGCCCGGTCAATGGCCGTGGCCGGTTTGTTATTCGTGATGATGTTGAGTGGGTTGGTCTGGGCTCACCATATGTTTACCAACATGCGCTTTAGTGAAATGTATCCCTTCTCGTTTTTCACGGAGATGATCTCCATTCCTACCGGTTTTTCGTTTATGGTGGCCCTGGGAACTTTATGGCGATCGCGCCTTCGACTGACGACGCCCGCCTTATTGGTCCTGATGAGTCTCTTTAATTTCTTGATCGGTGGACTGACGGGAGTCTATTTGGCCGACGTGCCGGTCAATCTGCAACTTCACGATACCTTTTTTGTTGTCGCCCACTTTCATTACACCATCATTGGGGGCATGGTGTTTACCTGGTTGGCGGCCGTGTATTATTGGTTGCCGAAAATGTCGGGCCGTCTCTATAACGAGGTGGCCGGGAAAATCGGTGCGATATGGATTTTTATCGCCTTTAACGGGACCTTTAGCCTCATGTTTCTGTTGGGTCTCCAGGGCATGAATCGCTGGGTTCCGGCTTACCCGCCGTATTTACAACCGTTAAACGACGTCGTCTCGATCTTTGCCTTTTTCTTGGGAGCCGGGTTTTTATTCCATCTGATCCACATTATTTGGGCGTGGCGAAACGGGCGACCGGCGGGCCCTAATCCTTGGAACGGCCGGACCTTGGAGTGGCTGACTTCGTCGCCGCCGCCGCCGCTTGATTTTGACGGCGAACCCGAGGTGCTGCACGGCTTTTATTTCTACGGGATGGACGAACCGGCGGCCGTTCTTCATCCTTCTTCCGAGATTTAA
- a CDS encoding hypothetical protein (InterPro IPR006311~KEGG: afr:AFE_3151 hypothetical protein~SPTR: Putative uncharacterized protein), with translation MSDDVKRIDSEAVEPTWSRRQLLWGGGGLLVAGALSLFGKPLVANAVRDIFGSPVLSGKIHLMQFDYYFVPNYMTWRVGDHLEVILENRSTTHWHEWTMGRQVDEENFQAFGSLPADAWRIDFWDGVKVTLSDPVKIDNFVPNKAIVTYVGPKAPYQITTGGDFSPTLQPGGSLHLSFTVPNKPGIWYYGCFVQEFIHYRTGMSGVVNILPA, from the coding sequence GTGAGTGACGATGTCAAGCGCATTGATTCGGAAGCGGTCGAGCCTACTTGGAGCCGACGCCAATTGTTGTGGGGAGGCGGCGGTTTGTTGGTGGCCGGAGCGCTTAGCCTATTTGGTAAACCCCTGGTGGCCAATGCGGTCCGCGATATTTTCGGGTCTCCGGTTTTATCGGGGAAAATCCACCTGATGCAGTTTGATTATTACTTTGTGCCCAACTATATGACTTGGCGGGTGGGGGATCACCTGGAGGTGATCTTGGAAAATCGCAGCACCACCCATTGGCATGAGTGGACGATGGGACGCCAAGTGGATGAAGAAAATTTTCAAGCGTTTGGCTCGTTGCCGGCGGATGCCTGGCGCATTGATTTTTGGGATGGGGTAAAAGTCACCCTGAGCGATCCGGTAAAAATTGACAACTTCGTGCCCAACAAGGCGATTGTGACCTATGTCGGGCCTAAAGCACCTTATCAAATCACCACCGGCGGGGATTTTAGTCCGACCTTGCAGCCGGGAGGAAGTCTCCATTTGTCGTTTACCGTGCCCAATAAGCCGGGCATTTGGTATTACGGCTGCTTTGTGCAGGAATTCATTCACTACCGGACCGGGATGAGCGGCGTGGTAAATATTTTACCGGCTTAA
- a CDS encoding Xenobiotic-transporting ATPase (PFAM: ABC transporter transmembrane region; ABC transporter~COGs: COG1132 ABC-type multidrug transport system ATPase and permease components~InterPro IPR003593:IPR001140:IPR003439~KEGG: gct:GC56T3_2216 ABC transporter related protein~PFAM: ABC transporter-like; ABC transporter, transmembrane region~PRIAM: Xenobiotic-transporting ATPase~SMART: ATPase, AAA+ type, core~SPTR: ABC transporter related protein) has translation MRVFADLGWFFRAHWVRYAVGIILLFLVEVLQLIPPWLIGQVVNRFVTRHYTATYLWRVLAVILLAQLLSYGLRYGWRLMLYGGSLELASELRRRLYRHFTELSPVFYQQHRIGDLMAHSTNDVQAVQETAGDGVLTLADSVLTAAVVVATMATRINGFLTLVALLPLPVMAYVVTRYGHWLHDRFMKAQAAFSDLNDRVQEIISGIRVVRAFGQETWEKQEFRDLSEQVMVKNIAVSQIDALFDPTVSVIVGLSYFLALAIGGWMVIHRTLNIGQLTTFTLYLGELIWPMMAFGFLFNIVERGRASYERIQRLLTEKPAIHDRPGAVDTLSPGPIHYGIPTFSYPGADHPVLQDVILDIPAGAFVGILGRTGSGKSTLLRLLLREFDLTAGDITIAGTSIYQVTLRALRAQLAYVPQDHVIFSATVRENIAFGHPQASFDEIVRVSRLAEIDEDIRRFPEGYDTLVGERGVTLSGGQQQRLSIARALLRPAAILVLDDALSAVDVQTEARILENLRHATQDRTLLLATHRVKAVENADLVIVLDDGRVVETGSPSTLLARASLFSKMWQRQQLVGVTKGEDAPWR, from the coding sequence ATGCGAGTATTCGCGGATCTCGGCTGGTTTTTTCGTGCCCATTGGGTTCGCTATGCGGTTGGTATTATCTTATTGTTTTTGGTCGAAGTGCTGCAGCTGATTCCGCCCTGGCTCATTGGGCAAGTGGTCAACCGGTTTGTCACCCGCCATTACACGGCGACGTACCTTTGGCGGGTATTGGCGGTGATTTTGCTCGCCCAATTGCTGTCGTACGGTTTACGATACGGGTGGCGACTGATGTTGTACGGCGGGTCGCTGGAGCTGGCCAGCGAGCTCCGTCGCCGTCTTTATCGTCACTTTACGGAACTCTCGCCGGTGTTCTATCAACAACATCGGATCGGGGATTTGATGGCCCATAGCACCAACGACGTCCAAGCCGTGCAAGAAACGGCGGGGGACGGTGTCTTGACCCTCGCGGACTCGGTCTTAACCGCCGCTGTCGTAGTGGCCACCATGGCCACCCGCATCAACGGATTTTTAACCCTGGTCGCGCTGTTGCCGCTGCCGGTTATGGCCTACGTGGTCACGCGGTACGGGCATTGGCTTCATGATCGGTTTATGAAAGCGCAAGCGGCTTTTTCTGATTTAAACGACCGGGTCCAAGAAATCATTTCGGGGATCCGGGTGGTGCGGGCGTTTGGCCAAGAAACGTGGGAAAAACAAGAATTTCGGGATCTCTCCGAACAGGTGATGGTCAAAAATATTGCCGTGTCCCAGATTGACGCGCTTTTCGATCCCACGGTTTCCGTGATTGTCGGCTTGTCTTACTTCTTAGCGTTGGCGATCGGCGGGTGGATGGTGATTCATCGGACGCTCAATATCGGGCAACTGACGACATTTACCCTCTACTTGGGAGAATTAATCTGGCCCATGATGGCTTTTGGCTTTTTATTCAATATCGTGGAACGGGGACGGGCCTCTTATGAAAGAATCCAACGCTTGTTAACGGAAAAGCCTGCGATTCATGATCGGCCGGGTGCCGTGGATACTCTTTCTCCCGGTCCGATTCACTATGGGATTCCGACCTTCTCCTATCCCGGGGCGGATCATCCGGTGCTGCAAGATGTCATCTTAGATATTCCTGCCGGGGCTTTTGTGGGCATTTTAGGCCGCACGGGTTCCGGAAAATCGACGCTCCTCCGCCTTTTGTTGCGGGAATTTGACTTGACCGCAGGCGATATCACCATTGCCGGGACCTCAATCTATCAGGTGACTCTGCGTGCCCTGCGTGCCCAGTTGGCCTACGTGCCGCAAGATCACGTAATCTTTTCCGCTACCGTACGGGAAAATATCGCTTTTGGCCATCCTCAGGCGTCGTTTGACGAGATTGTCCGGGTGAGCCGACTGGCGGAAATCGATGAGGATATCCGGCGATTTCCGGAAGGGTATGACACGCTGGTGGGTGAACGGGGGGTGACGTTATCGGGGGGGCAACAACAGCGCCTGTCGATTGCCCGAGCCTTGCTGCGTCCAGCCGCCATTTTGGTGTTAGACGACGCCTTGTCGGCCGTCGATGTCCAAACGGAGGCGCGGATATTGGAGAACCTTCGGCACGCGACCCAAGATCGCACCCTCCTTTTGGCGACGCACCGCGTAAAAGCGGTTGAAAACGCCGATTTGGTGATTGTGTTAGACGACGGGCGGGTGGTCGAAACCGGCTCGCCGTCGACGCTCTTGGCGCGCGCAAGCTTATTTTCGAAGATGTGGCAGCGGCAACAACTGGTGGGGGTTACGAAAGGGGAGGATGCCCCGTGGCGTTAG